One region of Micromonospora ureilytica genomic DNA includes:
- the hflX gene encoding GTPase HflX gives MRDQESFVPVEDELDDVTTGEMELSERQSLRRVPGLSTELTDVTEVEYRQLRLERVVLVGVWTEGTIADAENSLAELAALAETAGSQVLEGLIQRRTRPDPATYIGRGKVDDLGAVVLSTGADTVICDGELSPSQLRNLEQRTKVKVVDRTALILDIFAQHAKSKEGKAQVELAQLQYLLPRLRGWGETLSRQTGGSGRGGGAGGGVGVRGPGETKLETDRRRIRHRISRLRREIKNMRTVRVTKRARRTRNSVPAVAIAGYTNAGKSSLLNRLTDAGVLVENALFATLDPTTRKATASDGRVYTLSDTVGFVRHLPHQIVEAFRSTLEEVAEADLVVHVVDGTHPDPEEQVRAVHEVLAEVSADRLPELLVVNKTDAADEDTLLRLKRLWPDAIFVSAYSGRGMDELRAAIEDRLPQPAVEVRAVVPYDRGDLVSRVHRTGEVLSTSHLPEGTLLHVRVSAELAAELAAFDVERQGQAAGSRS, from the coding sequence TTGCGAGACCAGGAGAGCTTTGTCCCCGTCGAGGACGAGCTCGACGACGTCACCACCGGCGAGATGGAGCTGTCGGAGCGACAGTCCCTCCGACGCGTCCCGGGCCTGTCAACCGAGCTCACCGACGTCACCGAGGTGGAATACCGCCAGCTGCGGCTGGAGCGGGTCGTCCTGGTGGGCGTCTGGACCGAAGGCACGATCGCCGACGCGGAGAACTCGCTGGCCGAGCTCGCCGCGCTGGCCGAGACCGCGGGTTCGCAGGTGCTCGAAGGGCTCATCCAACGTCGTACCCGACCCGACCCGGCCACCTACATCGGCCGCGGCAAGGTCGACGACCTCGGCGCGGTGGTGCTCTCCACCGGCGCCGACACGGTCATCTGTGACGGTGAGCTGTCCCCGTCGCAGCTGCGCAACCTGGAGCAGCGCACCAAGGTCAAGGTCGTCGACCGCACCGCGCTGATCCTCGACATCTTCGCCCAGCACGCCAAGAGCAAGGAAGGTAAGGCGCAGGTCGAGCTGGCCCAGCTGCAATACCTGCTGCCCCGACTGCGCGGTTGGGGTGAGACGCTCTCCCGCCAGACCGGTGGTTCCGGCCGAGGCGGCGGCGCCGGTGGCGGTGTGGGTGTGCGTGGTCCCGGTGAGACCAAGCTGGAGACCGACCGGCGGCGTATCCGCCACCGCATCTCCCGGCTGCGTCGGGAGATCAAGAACATGCGGACGGTACGCGTCACCAAGCGTGCCCGACGCACCCGCAACTCCGTCCCCGCCGTGGCCATCGCGGGCTACACCAACGCCGGCAAGTCAAGCCTGCTCAACCGACTGACCGACGCGGGCGTGCTGGTGGAGAACGCGCTGTTCGCGACGTTGGACCCGACCACCCGTAAGGCCACCGCCTCGGACGGGCGGGTCTACACCCTCTCCGACACTGTCGGCTTCGTCCGACACCTGCCGCACCAGATCGTCGAGGCTTTCCGCTCGACGCTGGAGGAGGTCGCGGAGGCGGATCTGGTGGTGCACGTCGTCGACGGCACCCACCCGGATCCGGAGGAGCAGGTCCGTGCGGTGCACGAGGTGCTCGCCGAGGTGAGCGCGGATCGGCTCCCCGAGCTGCTGGTGGTCAACAAGACCGACGCGGCCGACGAGGACACCCTGCTGCGGCTCAAGCGGCTCTGGCCGGACGCGATTTTCGTCTCGGCGTACTCCGGGCGGGGCATGGACGAGCTGCGCGCGGCGATCGAGGACCGGCTGCCGCAGCCGGCCGTGGAGGTCCGGGCGGTCGTGCCGTACGACCGGGGTGACCTGGTGTCCCGGGTGCACCGCACCGGTGAGGTGCTCAGCACGTCGCACCTGCCGGAAGGCACCCTGCTGCATGTCCGCGTCAGTGCGGAGCTGGCTGCTGAGTTGGCGGCGTTCGACGTGGAGCGGCAGGGGCAGGCGGCCGGCAGCAGGTCCTGA
- the lexA gene encoding transcriptional repressor LexA, with amino-acid sequence MTEDRASRPKSPQQITEAGPPATRRRSPARSRTGQPAVRPVTPVVSAFPDPATVDLTARQRRILEFIRNWVERHGYPPSVREIGEAVGLVSPSSVAYQLKELEKKGFLRRDPNRPRAVDVRAPSEAIDDELSRAQRPTPAYVPMLGRIAAGGPILAEQAVEDIFPLPRELVGEGEVFMLQVKGDSMLDAAICDGDWVVVRQQPTADSGEIVAAMLDGEATVKTYRRRDGHVWLMPQNPAFDPIPGDDATIMGRVVAVLRRI; translated from the coding sequence GTGACCGAGGACCGGGCCAGCCGGCCGAAGAGCCCGCAGCAGATCACCGAGGCGGGCCCCCCGGCCACCCGACGCCGCAGCCCCGCGCGCAGCCGGACGGGTCAGCCCGCCGTGCGCCCGGTCACCCCGGTGGTCAGCGCCTTCCCCGACCCGGCGACTGTCGACCTGACCGCCCGTCAGCGCCGCATCCTGGAGTTCATCCGCAACTGGGTGGAACGACACGGCTACCCGCCGAGCGTCCGAGAGATCGGCGAGGCGGTCGGCCTGGTGTCGCCGTCAAGCGTCGCCTACCAGCTCAAGGAGCTGGAGAAGAAGGGCTTCCTGCGCCGCGACCCGAACCGGCCGCGCGCGGTGGACGTCCGCGCCCCCAGCGAGGCCATCGACGACGAGTTGTCGAGGGCACAGCGGCCGACCCCGGCGTACGTGCCGATGCTCGGTCGGATCGCCGCCGGTGGGCCGATCCTCGCCGAGCAGGCCGTGGAGGACATCTTCCCGCTCCCCCGCGAGCTGGTGGGTGAGGGCGAGGTCTTCATGCTCCAGGTCAAGGGCGATTCGATGCTCGACGCGGCGATCTGCGACGGCGACTGGGTGGTCGTCCGGCAGCAGCCGACCGCCGACTCGGGTGAGATCGTGGCCGCCATGCTCGACGGCGAGGCGACCGTCAAGACCTACCGGCGGCGCGACGGGCACGTCTGGCTGATGCCGCAGAACCCAGCCTTCGACCCGATTCCCGGCGATGACGCCACCATCATGGGCCGGGTCGTGGCGGTGCTACGCCGGATCTGA